The following proteins are encoded in a genomic region of Nocardioides sp. cx-173:
- a CDS encoding serine/threonine-protein kinase: MARFPSVGEQFGDYRITGTLGRGGMGVVFAAEQRGLARTVALKVLAPELAEQPDYRRRFAHEASVLARLDSPHIIQVYDHGEQDGCLYIATQYVAGGDLSEAMRRHGAVPTAPAAHIAAQVAWALADAHAAGIVHRDLKPSNVLLRNVDGADVFAYLCDFGIAQDRSPGLTAPGAVAGTFAYLAPERLRGEPATPSADLYALGCVLWTALTNSTPYAGSDVQIGMSHLSDPVPQLAPTSPVARAVNDVLRQAMAKEPAQRYPSANAMRTGLQELARLAQTTPHPPLVPDRATSPGPPPPAPPRSQPSHPSQPSAPRPAYPAQPSHPSHPSHPAAPTMLPFRPPPPPAPKRHRTALVVGAVVAAVALIAGTVAAVATRGPGDDPSTTSTSSSEPTASDPTTEPTEPTEPTEAMSPSVTAPTYSPTPPAPPPTSTGPTPTYPAVPPATGIKLQVGKAEMRAPAGWGRVTQTNIPNGVGSRDYSDYEGYYSSVFLERTEPVFPLESLTLLEIVAMAAVESLAEKNADIELVAKDELPAGWLDGAQAARVRGVYKNTGTGLYFAEESWFVQKGKFLYRLTFQHSRADSLDERRADIDPVVVSFRWR, translated from the coding sequence ATGGCCCGCTTCCCCTCGGTGGGCGAGCAGTTCGGCGACTACCGCATCACGGGCACGCTCGGCCGCGGCGGCATGGGCGTGGTGTTCGCCGCCGAGCAGCGCGGCCTCGCGCGCACCGTGGCCCTCAAGGTGCTGGCCCCCGAGCTCGCGGAGCAGCCGGACTACCGGCGGCGATTCGCCCACGAGGCGTCCGTGCTGGCCCGCCTCGACTCGCCGCACATCATCCAGGTCTACGACCACGGCGAGCAGGACGGCTGCCTCTACATCGCCACCCAGTACGTCGCCGGCGGCGACCTCAGCGAGGCCATGCGTCGCCACGGGGCGGTCCCGACCGCCCCGGCCGCCCACATCGCCGCGCAGGTCGCCTGGGCGCTGGCCGACGCGCACGCGGCCGGGATCGTGCACCGCGACCTCAAGCCCAGCAACGTCCTGCTGCGCAACGTCGACGGCGCCGACGTCTTCGCCTATCTCTGTGACTTCGGCATCGCCCAGGACCGCAGCCCGGGTCTCACCGCACCGGGCGCGGTCGCCGGCACCTTCGCCTACCTCGCCCCCGAGCGTCTGCGCGGCGAGCCGGCCACGCCGAGCGCCGACCTCTACGCCCTGGGCTGCGTGCTGTGGACCGCGCTGACCAACTCCACGCCGTACGCCGGCAGCGACGTGCAGATCGGCATGAGCCACCTCAGCGACCCGGTGCCGCAGCTGGCGCCGACCTCGCCGGTCGCCCGGGCCGTCAACGACGTGCTGCGCCAGGCCATGGCCAAGGAGCCGGCCCAGCGCTACCCCTCGGCCAACGCGATGCGCACCGGCCTGCAGGAGCTGGCGCGGCTCGCGCAGACGACCCCGCACCCGCCACTGGTCCCCGACCGGGCGACCTCCCCCGGCCCCCCGCCGCCTGCGCCGCCGCGGTCTCAGCCCTCGCACCCCTCCCAGCCCTCGGCGCCGCGACCGGCGTACCCCGCTCAGCCGTCGCACCCGTCGCACCCGTCGCATCCGGCCGCTCCGACGATGCTGCCGTTCCGGCCGCCGCCGCCGCCCGCACCGAAGCGGCACCGCACCGCGCTGGTCGTGGGTGCCGTCGTCGCCGCGGTGGCCCTCATCGCGGGGACCGTCGCCGCGGTCGCCACTCGCGGCCCGGGTGACGACCCGAGCACGACCTCGACCTCCTCCTCCGAGCCCACGGCCTCGGACCCCACGACCGAGCCGACCGAGCCGACCGAGCCGACCGAGGCGATGTCACCGTCGGTCACGGCGCCGACCTACAGCCCCACGCCGCCGGCGCCGCCGCCGACGAGCACGGGACCCACGCCGACGTACCCCGCCGTGCCGCCCGCCACCGGGATCAAGCTGCAGGTCGGCAAGGCGGAGATGCGCGCGCCGGCCGGCTGGGGCCGGGTCACCCAGACCAACATCCCCAACGGCGTCGGGTCGCGCGACTACTCCGACTACGAGGGCTACTACTCCTCGGTCTTCCTCGAGCGCACGGAGCCGGTCTTCCCGCTGGAGTCGCTCACCCTGCTCGAGATCGTCGCCATGGCCGCCGTGGAGTCCCTGGCCGAGAAGAACGCCGACATCGAGCTCGTGGCCAAGGACGAGCTCCCGGCCGGCTGGCTCGACGGCGCCCAGGCCGCTCGGGTGCGCGGGGTCTACAAGAACACCGGGACCGGGCTCTACTTCGCCGAGGAGTCGTGGTTCGTGCAGAAGGGCAAGTTCCTCTACCGGCTGACCTTCCAGCACAGCCGCGCCGACAGCCTCGACGAGCGGCGCGCCGACATCGACCCGGTGGTCGTGTCCTTCCGCTGGCGCTAG
- the groL gene encoding chaperonin GroEL (60 kDa chaperone family; promotes refolding of misfolded polypeptides especially under stressful conditions; forms two stacked rings of heptamers to form a barrel-shaped 14mer; ends can be capped by GroES; misfolded proteins enter the barrel where they are refolded when GroES binds), which produces MSKLIAFNEEARRGLERGMNTLADAVKVTLGPKGRNVVLEKKWGAPTITNDGVSIAKEIELEDPYEKIGAELVKEVAKKTDDVAGDGTTTATVLAQAMVREGLRNVAAGANPMGLKRGIEAAVEAVSAQLSAMAVDIETKAQIASTASISAADPTVGEIIAEAMDKVGKEGVITVEESNTFGLDLELTEGMRFDKGYISAYFVTDPERMETVLEDPYILIANQKISSVKDLLPLLEKVMQSGKPLLILAEDVDGEALSTLVVNKIRGTFKSVAVKAPGFGDRRKAMLQDIAILTGGQVISEEVGLKLESTGIELLGQARKVVITKDETTIVEGSGDADQIAGRVNQIRAEIEKSDSDYDREKLQERLAKLAGGVAVIKVGAATEVELKERKHRIEDAVRNAKAAVEEGIVAGGGVALVQAAVVAFDKLDLKGDEATGANIVRVATEAPLKQIAINAGLEGGVVSEKVRNLPSGQGLNAATGEYVDMIAEGIIDPAKVTRSALQNAASIAALFLTTEAVVADKPEKAAPMGGGDPTGGMGGMDF; this is translated from the coding sequence ATGTCGAAGCTGATCGCTTTCAACGAGGAGGCCCGGCGCGGCCTCGAGCGTGGCATGAACACGCTCGCAGACGCCGTCAAGGTCACCCTCGGTCCCAAGGGCCGCAACGTCGTGCTCGAGAAGAAGTGGGGCGCGCCCACCATCACCAACGATGGCGTGAGCATCGCCAAGGAGATCGAGCTGGAGGACCCGTACGAGAAGATCGGGGCCGAGCTCGTCAAGGAAGTTGCCAAGAAGACCGACGACGTGGCCGGTGACGGCACCACCACGGCGACCGTCCTGGCTCAGGCGATGGTCCGCGAGGGCCTGCGCAACGTCGCCGCCGGCGCCAACCCGATGGGCCTCAAGCGGGGCATCGAGGCTGCTGTGGAGGCCGTCTCCGCGCAGCTCTCCGCCATGGCCGTCGACATCGAGACCAAGGCCCAGATCGCGTCCACCGCGTCGATCTCCGCCGCGGACCCGACCGTCGGCGAGATCATCGCCGAGGCGATGGACAAGGTCGGCAAGGAAGGCGTCATCACCGTCGAGGAGTCGAACACGTTCGGCCTCGACCTGGAGCTGACCGAGGGCATGCGGTTCGACAAGGGCTACATCTCGGCCTACTTCGTCACCGACCCCGAGCGCATGGAGACGGTCCTCGAGGACCCCTACATCCTCATCGCCAACCAGAAGATCTCCTCGGTCAAGGACCTGCTGCCGCTGCTCGAGAAGGTCATGCAGTCGGGCAAGCCCCTGCTGATCCTCGCCGAGGACGTCGACGGCGAGGCCCTGTCCACGCTGGTCGTCAACAAGATCCGCGGCACCTTCAAGTCCGTCGCCGTCAAGGCCCCGGGCTTCGGTGACCGCCGCAAGGCCATGCTGCAGGACATCGCGATCCTGACCGGCGGCCAGGTCATCTCGGAGGAGGTCGGCCTCAAGCTGGAGTCGACCGGCATCGAGCTGCTCGGCCAGGCCCGCAAGGTCGTCATCACCAAGGACGAGACCACCATCGTCGAGGGCTCGGGCGACGCCGACCAGATCGCCGGCCGGGTCAACCAGATCCGCGCCGAGATCGAGAAGTCGGACTCCGACTACGACCGCGAGAAGCTGCAGGAGCGCCTGGCCAAGCTGGCCGGCGGCGTTGCGGTCATCAAGGTCGGCGCGGCCACCGAGGTCGAGCTCAAGGAGCGCAAGCACCGCATCGAGGACGCCGTTCGCAACGCGAAGGCGGCCGTCGAGGAGGGCATCGTCGCCGGTGGCGGCGTGGCGCTCGTGCAGGCTGCGGTCGTCGCGTTCGACAAGCTGGACCTCAAGGGCGACGAGGCGACCGGTGCCAACATCGTGCGCGTCGCGACCGAGGCCCCGCTCAAGCAGATCGCGATCAACGCCGGCCTCGAGGGTGGCGTCGTGTCCGAGAAGGTGCGCAACCTGCCTTCCGGCCAGGGCCTCAACGCGGCCACGGGCGAGTACGTCGACATGATCGCCGAGGGCATCATCGACCCGGCGAAGGTCACGCGCTCCGCGCTGCAGAACGCCGCCTCCATCGCGGCGCTCTTCCTCACCACCGAGGCCGTGGTGGCCGACAAGCCGGAGAAGGCGGCGCCCATGGGCGGCGGCGACCCGACCGGCGGCATGGGCGGCATGGACTTCTGA
- a CDS encoding ATP-grasp domain-containing protein, whose product MTAPLVLLATDRAHAEGEPGHAALDAAFAERGIRSRWAVWDDPAVDWAEAALVAVRSTWDYEHRLADFLAWAEAVGPRMLHGVDVFGWNTDKAYLLDLARDGRVPVVPTEVPSTVQDLRAAVARVRPAVVKPRVGAGGRGLVVVDDLDAWSPPSDPGAWVVQPLVPSVREEGEVSVFVIDGRPVAQVRKVAGEGDVRVHEEYGGSSHDTPLSEEATRIALDAVGAAAKILDRELVYARIDLLRHEGRLMVSEIEVTEPGLYLDVRPANGGLFADAVAARL is encoded by the coding sequence ATGACCGCCCCGCTCGTCCTGCTGGCCACCGACCGCGCGCACGCCGAGGGCGAGCCCGGGCACGCCGCGCTCGACGCGGCGTTCGCGGAGCGCGGCATCCGCAGCCGCTGGGCCGTCTGGGACGACCCGGCCGTGGACTGGGCCGAGGCCGCGCTCGTCGCCGTGCGGTCGACCTGGGACTACGAGCACCGCCTGGCCGACTTCCTGGCCTGGGCCGAGGCGGTCGGTCCGAGGATGCTCCACGGCGTCGACGTCTTCGGTTGGAACACCGACAAGGCCTACCTCCTCGACCTCGCCCGGGACGGCCGGGTGCCGGTCGTGCCCACGGAGGTGCCGTCGACCGTGCAGGACCTGCGCGCGGCGGTGGCGCGGGTCCGGCCGGCGGTCGTGAAGCCGCGGGTCGGCGCCGGTGGGCGCGGCCTGGTGGTGGTCGACGACCTGGACGCGTGGTCGCCACCGTCGGACCCCGGCGCCTGGGTCGTCCAGCCGCTGGTGCCCTCGGTGCGCGAGGAGGGGGAGGTGTCGGTGTTCGTGATCGACGGGCGCCCGGTCGCCCAGGTGCGCAAGGTCGCAGGGGAGGGGGACGTCCGGGTGCACGAGGAGTACGGCGGCAGCAGCCACGACACCCCGCTGTCCGAAGAGGCCACGCGGATCGCCCTTGACGCCGTCGGTGCCGCGGCCAAGATCCTCGATCGCGAGCTCGTCTACGCCCGCATCGACCTGCTGCGCCACGAGGGCCGGCTGATGGTCAGCGAGATCGAGGTGACCGAGCCGGGCCTCTACCTGGACGTCCGGCCCGCCAATGGCGGCCTCTTCGCCGACGCGGTCGCGGCCCGGCTCTAG
- a CDS encoding YciI family protein, which yields MTESSTTYVILLPGDESAWEAASEEEKQAVYAVHQEFSEALEARGHTITGGLELGPSREARTLRTAADGSMTVTDGPYAEAAEQLTGFYVVESSNLDDLVEVCRILGRSEGAIEIRAKAAS from the coding sequence ATGACCGAGAGCAGCACCACGTACGTCATCCTCCTGCCGGGCGACGAGTCCGCCTGGGAGGCGGCGTCCGAAGAGGAGAAACAGGCGGTCTACGCCGTGCACCAGGAGTTCTCGGAGGCCCTGGAGGCGCGCGGTCACACGATCACCGGCGGCCTCGAGCTCGGCCCCTCGCGGGAAGCGCGCACCCTGCGGACCGCCGCGGACGGCTCGATGACGGTCACCGACGGCCCCTACGCCGAGGCGGCCGAGCAGCTGACGGGCTTCTACGTCGTGGAGTCCTCCAACCTCGACGACCTGGTCGAGGTGTGCCGGATCCTGGGCCGCAGCGAGGGCGCCATCGAGATCCGCGCGAAGGCGGCGTCATGA
- a CDS encoding YciI family protein has translation MRFLVLMAEEDHFARWDAADEAERHAVFECFQAFDAAVKERGTIVAGEALASPAEARTLGPGPTRAVTDGPYAETVEQTGGFYLVDLPSHEAALEAAALLPPAYTVEVRPVLDVVFD, from the coding sequence ATGAGGTTCCTGGTGCTGATGGCCGAGGAGGACCACTTCGCCCGCTGGGACGCGGCCGACGAGGCCGAGCGCCACGCGGTGTTCGAGTGCTTCCAGGCGTTCGACGCGGCCGTGAAGGAGCGCGGGACGATCGTCGCGGGCGAGGCCCTCGCCTCGCCGGCGGAGGCGAGGACGCTCGGGCCGGGCCCGACGCGGGCCGTCACCGACGGGCCCTACGCCGAGACCGTCGAGCAGACCGGCGGCTTCTACCTCGTGGACCTGCCGTCGCACGAGGCCGCGCTCGAGGCGGCCGCACTGCTGCCGCCGGCGTACACCGTCGAGGTGCGCCCTGTCCTGGACGTGGTCTTCGACTGA
- a CDS encoding RNA polymerase sigma factor yields MLRDEWGRLLALLVARYRRLDLAEDGLADAFEAAARTWPWAGAPDNPAAWLLTAARRRILDRLRAEAVAARTLPLLAVEAGLTEEAQRVMADPGVPAALADERLRLVLLCAHPDLAPEAAAALTLRLVLGVSTADIARLFLVSAPTMAARLTRARKRLAGASFGLPSGAELDRRLAGVRDVAYLAFTAGYAPGSGADVLRADVAAEAIRLARVVRELAPGREADALLALMLVQHSRRDARVVDGELVLLPDQDRTRWHHDEAAEGLALLVPLAGGPATPLLLQALIAGEHAIAARPEDTDWPRVVRHYDELLALTDTPVVRLNRAVAVGEADGPLAGLAALEGLRLAGHRLPAVRAELLARAGHADAARAAYDDALAACDNEAERRHLERRRDALSPPRPPG; encoded by the coding sequence GTGCTGCGCGACGAGTGGGGGCGCCTGCTCGCCCTCCTCGTCGCGCGGTACCGGCGCCTGGACCTGGCCGAGGACGGCCTCGCCGACGCCTTCGAGGCGGCGGCACGCACCTGGCCTTGGGCCGGCGCACCGGACAACCCGGCGGCGTGGCTGCTGACCGCCGCCCGCCGGCGCATCCTCGACCGGCTGCGCGCCGAGGCCGTGGCCGCTCGCACGCTGCCACTGCTGGCCGTCGAGGCCGGCCTGACGGAGGAGGCCCAGCGCGTCATGGCCGATCCCGGCGTGCCCGCCGCGCTCGCCGACGAGCGCCTGCGGCTGGTGCTCCTCTGCGCCCACCCCGACCTGGCCCCCGAGGCGGCCGCCGCCCTGACCCTGCGCCTGGTCCTCGGCGTGTCCACGGCCGACATCGCCCGCCTGTTCCTGGTGAGCGCACCCACCATGGCGGCCCGCCTCACGCGCGCCCGCAAGCGCCTCGCCGGCGCGTCCTTCGGGCTGCCGAGCGGCGCCGAGCTCGACCGCCGCCTGGCCGGCGTGCGCGACGTCGCCTACCTGGCGTTCACCGCCGGCTACGCGCCCGGCTCCGGCGCCGACGTGCTGCGCGCGGACGTGGCCGCGGAGGCCATCCGGCTGGCCCGGGTCGTCCGCGAGCTGGCACCGGGCCGCGAGGCCGACGCGCTGCTCGCCCTGATGCTGGTCCAGCACTCGCGCCGCGACGCCCGGGTCGTGGACGGCGAGCTGGTGCTGCTGCCCGACCAGGACCGCACCCGCTGGCACCACGACGAGGCCGCGGAGGGGCTGGCCCTGCTGGTCCCGCTCGCCGGAGGTCCCGCCACGCCGCTGCTGCTACAGGCGCTCATCGCCGGCGAGCACGCGATCGCGGCGCGGCCCGAGGACACCGACTGGCCGCGCGTCGTGCGGCACTACGACGAGCTGCTGGCGCTCACCGACACCCCCGTGGTCCGGCTCAACCGCGCGGTCGCCGTCGGGGAGGCGGACGGGCCGCTGGCCGGCCTCGCGGCACTGGAGGGCCTGCGGCTGGCCGGCCACCGCTTGCCCGCCGTACGCGCCGAGCTGCTGGCGCGTGCCGGGCACGCGGACGCCGCCCGCGCGGCGTACGACGACGCGCTGGCGGCGTGCGACAACGAGGCGGAGCGCCGGCACCTGGAGCGCCGGCGCGACGCGCTCAGCCCCCCGCGACCGCCGGGATGA
- a CDS encoding MoaD/ThiS family protein: MSVSVRVPTILRTYTGGESEVTAQGTTLAEVLDDLEASYSGIRARILDDNGALRRFVNVYVGNDDVRFLDDLATPTPDGTQVSVIPAVAGG; encoded by the coding sequence GTGAGCGTTTCCGTCCGCGTCCCCACCATCTTGCGCACCTACACCGGCGGCGAGTCCGAGGTCACCGCCCAGGGGACCACGCTCGCCGAGGTGCTGGACGACCTGGAGGCCTCCTACTCCGGCATCAGGGCGCGCATCCTCGACGACAACGGCGCGCTGCGACGCTTCGTCAACGTCTACGTCGGCAACGACGACGTGCGCTTCCTCGACGACCTGGCGACCCCCACCCCCGACGGCACCCAGGTCTCGGTCATCCCGGCGGTCGCGGGGGGCTGA
- the thrC gene encoding threonine synthase, which translates to MSAVIAEQVTGNTPDNTPGTTPGIREGAFGNARALICRECGHEVELGPHYACMECFGPLEIAYDFPVVTREEIEAGPRNIWRYKALLPVPTDIEQSPNMEPGFTRLLRARNLGRELGIETLWVKDDSTNPTNSFKDRVVACALSAATEFHSKVFACPSTGNLANAVAAAGARAGIKTVVFIPSNLEKPKQVNSAVFTESLVAVNGNYDDVNKLASEIAGEEDGWAFVNVNVRPYYAEGSKTLGYEIAEQLGWRLPDQIVIPVASGSQLTKVHKAFQELVKLGLVEDKPYKVFGAQAEGCSPVSTAYKAGTDAIRPVKPDTIAKSLAIGNPADGIYVLDICRETGGAVEDITDDEVRDGIVLLARTEGIFTETAGGTTVGVLKKLVESGQLDPTLETVVINTGHGLKTLDAVADSVGPAATIDPSYAAFVKTGLA; encoded by the coding sequence ATGAGCGCCGTCATCGCCGAGCAGGTCACCGGCAACACCCCCGACAACACGCCGGGCACCACCCCCGGCATCCGCGAGGGCGCCTTCGGCAACGCGCGGGCCCTCATCTGCCGCGAGTGCGGCCACGAGGTCGAGCTCGGCCCGCACTACGCGTGCATGGAGTGCTTCGGCCCCCTGGAGATCGCCTACGACTTCCCGGTCGTCACCCGCGAGGAGATCGAGGCCGGGCCGCGCAACATCTGGCGCTACAAGGCGCTGCTGCCGGTGCCGACCGACATCGAGCAGAGCCCCAACATGGAGCCCGGGTTCACCCGGCTGCTGCGGGCCCGCAACCTCGGTCGCGAGCTGGGCATCGAGACCCTGTGGGTCAAGGACGACAGCACCAACCCCACCAACTCCTTCAAGGACCGCGTCGTCGCCTGCGCGCTGAGCGCGGCCACCGAGTTCCACTCGAAGGTCTTCGCCTGTCCGAGCACCGGCAACCTCGCCAACGCGGTGGCCGCGGCCGGCGCGCGGGCCGGGATCAAGACCGTCGTCTTCATCCCCAGCAACCTGGAGAAGCCCAAGCAGGTCAACTCCGCCGTCTTCACCGAGTCCCTGGTTGCCGTCAACGGCAACTACGACGACGTCAACAAGCTCGCCTCCGAGATCGCCGGCGAGGAGGACGGGTGGGCGTTCGTCAACGTCAACGTCCGTCCCTACTACGCCGAGGGCTCCAAGACCCTGGGCTACGAGATCGCCGAGCAGCTCGGCTGGCGCCTGCCCGACCAGATCGTCATCCCGGTCGCCTCGGGCTCGCAGCTGACCAAGGTGCACAAGGCCTTCCAGGAGCTCGTCAAGCTCGGCCTGGTCGAGGACAAGCCCTACAAGGTGTTCGGCGCCCAGGCGGAGGGCTGCTCCCCGGTCTCGACCGCCTACAAGGCCGGCACCGACGCGATCCGCCCGGTCAAGCCCGACACCATCGCCAAGAGCCTGGCGATCGGCAACCCCGCCGACGGCATCTACGTGCTCGACATCTGCCGCGAGACCGGTGGCGCCGTCGAGGACATCACCGACGACGAGGTCCGCGACGGCATCGTGCTGCTGGCCCGCACCGAGGGCATCTTCACCGAGACCGCCGGCGGCACCACCGTCGGCGTCCTGAAGAAGCTCGTCGAGAGCGGCCAGCTCGACCCCACCCTCGAGACCGTCGTGATCAACACCGGCCATGGCCTCAAGACGCTCGACGCGGTCGCCGACTCCGTCGGTCCCGCCGCCACCATCGACCCGTCGTACGCCGCGTTCGTCAAGACCGGCCTGGCCTGA